In Mus musculus strain C57BL/6J chromosome 9, GRCm38.p6 C57BL/6J, one genomic interval encodes:
- the Twf2 gene encoding twinfilin-2: protein MAHQTGIHATEELKEFFAKARAGSIRLIKVIIEDEQLVLGASQEPVGRWDQDYDRAVLPLLDAQEPCYLLFRLDSQNAQGFEWLFLAWSPDNSPVRLKMLYAATRATVKKEFGGGHIKDELFGTVKDDLSLAGYQKHLSSCAAPAPLTSAERELQQIRINEVKTEISVESKHQTLQGLAFPLQPEAQRALQQLKQKTVNYIQLKLDLERETIELVHTEPTNVAQLPSRIPRDAARYHFFLYKHTHEGDALESVVFIYSMPGYKCSIKERMLYSSCKSRLLDSVEQDFQLEIAKKIEIGDGAELTAEFLYDEVHPKQHAFKQAFAKPKGPGGKRGHKRLIRGPGENGEDS, encoded by the exons AACAGCTCGTGCTGGGTGCCTCACAGGAGCCAGTGGGACGCTGGGACCAGGACTACGACCGGGCTGTGCTGCCACTGCTAGACGCCCAAGAGCCCTGCTACCTCCTCTTCCGACTTGATTCGCAGAATGCTCAGGGTTTCGAGTGGCTTTTCCTGGCCTGGTCACCTGACAATTCGCCG GTGCGGCTGAAGATGCTATATGCAGCCACACGCGCCACCGTGAAGAAGGAGTTTGGAGGCGGCCACATCAAGGATGAGCTCTTCGGGACAGTAAAG gatGACCTCTCCTTGGCTGGGTACCAGAAGCACCTGTCATCGTGTGCCGCACCTGCCCCACTGACTTCTGCCGAGAGAGAACTCCAGCAGATCCGAATCAATGAG gtgAAGACTGAGATCAGCGTGGAAAGTAAACACCAGACGCTGCAGGGCCTGGCCTTCCCTCTGCAGCCTGAGGCCCAGAGGGCACTTCAGCAACTCAAACAGAAGACGGTCAACTATATCCAGCTG AAGCTGGACCTGGAACGGGAGACCATCGAGCTGGTACACACAGAACCCACAAATGTGGCCCAGCTGCCCTCACGGATTCCTCGAGATGCTGCCCGCTACCACTTCTTCCTATACAAGCATACTCATGAGGGTGATGCCCTTGAATCTGTGG TGTTCATCTACTCCATGCCCGGGTACAAGTGCAGCATCAAGGAGCGGATGCTCTACTCCAGCTGCAAGAGCCGCCTCCTTGACTCCGTAGAGCAAGACTTCCAGCTGGAGATAGCTAAGAAG ATTGAGATCGGCGATGGAGCAGAGCTGACAGCTGAGTTCCTCTATGACGAGGTACATCCCAAGCAACACGCGTTCAAGCAGGCGTTCGCCAAGCCCAAAGGCCCCGGGGGCAAGCGGGGCCACAAGCGCCTCATCCGGGGCCCCGGGGAGAACGGGGAAGACAGCTAG
- the Tlr9 gene encoding toll-like receptor 9 precursor: MVLRRRTLHPLSLLVQAAVLAETLALGTLPAFLPCELKPHGLVDCNWLFLKSVPRFSAAASCSNITRLSLISNRIHHLHNSDFVHLSNLRQLNLKWNCPPTGLSPLHFSCHMTIEPRTFLAMRTLEELNLSYNGITTVPRLPSSLVNLSLSHTNILVLDANSLAGLYSLRVLFMDGNCYYKNPCTGAVKVTPGALLGLSNLTHLSLKYNNLTKVPRQLPPSLEYLLVSYNLIVKLGPEDLANLTSLRVLDVGGNCRRCDHAPNPCIECGQKSLHLHPETFHHLSHLEGLVLKDSSLHTLNSSWFQGLVNLSVLDLSENFLYESITHTNAFQNLTRLRKLNLSFNYRKKVSFARLHLASSFKNLVSLQELNMNGIFFRLLNKYTLRWLADLPKLHTLHLQMNFINQAQLSIFGTFRALRFVDLSDNRISGPSTLSEATPEEADDAEQEELLSADPHPAPLSTPASKNFMDRCKNFKFTMDLSRNNLVTIKPEMFVNLSRLQCLSLSHNSIAQAVNGSQFLPLTNLQVLDLSHNKLDLYHWKSFSELPQLQALDLSYNSQPFSMKGIGHNFSFVTHLSMLQSLSLAHNDIHTRVSSHLNSNSVRFLDFSGNGMGRMWDEGGLYLHFFQGLSGLLKLDLSQNNLHILRPQNLDNLPKSLKLLSLRDNYLSFFNWTSLSFLPNLEVLDLAGNQLKALTNGTLPNGTLLQKLDVSSNSIVSVVPAFFALAVELKEVNLSHNILKTVDRSWFGPIVMNLTVLDVRSNPLHCACGAAFVDLLLEVQTKVPGLANGVKCGSPGQLQGRSIFAQDLRLCLDEVLSWDCFGLSLLAVAVGMVVPILHHLCGWDVWYCFHLCLAWLPLLARSRRSAQTLPYDAFVVFDKAQSAVADWVYNELRVRLEERRGRRALRLCLEDRDWLPGQTLFENLWASIYGSRKTLFVLAHTDRVSGLLRTSFLLAQQRLLEDRKDVVVLVILRPDAHRSRYVRLRQRLCRQSVLFWPQQPNGQGGFWAQLSTALTRDNRHFYNQNFCRGPTAE, from the exons ATG GTTCTCCGTCGAAGGACTCTGCACCCCTTGTCCCTCCTGGTACAGGCTGCAGTGCTGGCTGAGACTCTGGCCCTGGGTACCCTGCCTGCCTTCCTACCCTGTGAGCTGAAGCCTCATGGCCTGGTGGACTGCAATTGGCTGTTCCTGAAGTCTGTACCCCGTTTCTCTGCGGCAGCATCCTGCTCCAACATCACCCGCCTCTCCTTGATCTCCAACCGTATCCACCACCTGCACAACTCTGACTTCGTCCACCTGTCCAACCTGCGGCAGCTGAACCTCAAGTGGAACTGTCCACCCACTGGCCTTAGCCCCCTGCACTTCTCTTGCCACATGACCATTGAGCCCAGAACCTTCCTGGCTATGCGTACACTGGAGGAGCTGAACTTGAGCTATAATGGTATCACCACTGTGCCCCGACTGCCCAGCTCCCTGGTGAATCTGAGCCTGAGCCACACCAACATCCTGGTTCTAGATGCTAACAGCCTCGCCGGCCTATACAGCCTGCGCGTTCTCTTCATGGACGGGAACTGCTACTACAAGAACCCCTGCACAGGAGCGGTGAAGGTGACCCCAGGCGCCCTCCTGGGCCTGAGCAATCTCACCCATCTGTCTCTGAAGTATAACAACCTCACAAAGGTGCCCCGCCAACTGCCCCCCAGCCTGGAGTACCTCCTGGTGTCCTATAACCTCATTGTCAAGCTGGGGCCTGAAGACCTGGCCAATCTGACCTCCCTTCGAGTACTTGATGTGGGTGGGAATTGCCGTCGCTGTGACCATGCCCCCAATCCCTGTATAGAATGTGGCCAAAAGTCCCTCCACCTGCACCCTGAGACCTTCCATCACCTGAGCCATCTGGAAGGCCTGGTGCTGAAGGACAGCTCTCTCCATACACTGAACTCTTCCTGGTTCCAAGGTCTGGTCAACCTCTCGGTGCTGGACCTAAGCGAGAACTTTCTCTATGAAAGCATCACCCACACCAATGCCTTTCAGAACCTAACCCGCCTGCGCAAGCTCAACCTGTCCTTCAATTACCGCAAGAAGGTATCCTTTGCCCGCCTCCACCTGGCAAGTTCCTTTAAGAACCTGGTGTCACTGCAGGAGCTGAACATGAACGGCATCTTCTTCCGCTTGCTCAACAAGTACACGCTCAGATGGCTGGCCGATCTGCCCAAACTCCACACTCTGCATCTTCAAATGAACTTCATCAACCAGGCACAGCTCAGCATCTTTGGTACCTTCCGAGCCCTTCGCTTTGTGGACTTGTCAGACAATCGCATCAGTGGGCCTTCAACGCTGTCAGAAGCCACCCCTGAAGAGGCAGATGATGCAGAGCAGGAGGAGCTGTTGTCTGCGGATCCTCACCCAGCTCCGCTGAGCACCCCTGCTTCTAAGAACTTCATGGACAGgtgtaagaacttcaagttcacCATGGACCTGTCTCGGAACAACCTGGTGACTATCAAGCCAGAGATGTTTGTCAATCTCTCACGCCTCCAGTGTCTTAGCCTGAGCCACAACTCCATTGCACAGGCTGTCAATGGCTCTCAGTTCCTGCCGCTGACTAATCTGCAGGTGCTGGACCTGTCCCATAACAAACTGGACTTGTACCACTGGAAATCGTTCAGTGAGCTACCACAGTTGCAGGCCCTGGACCTGAGCTACAACAGCCAGCCCTTTAGCATGAAGGGTATAGGCCACAATTTCAGTTTTGTGACCCATCTGTCCATGCTACAGAGCCTTAGCCTGGCACACAATGACATTCATACCCGTGTGTCCTCACATCTCAACAGCAACTCAGTGAGGTTTCTTGACTTCAGCGGCAACGGTATGGGCCGCATGTGGGATGAGGGGGGCCTTTATCTCCATTTCTTCCAAGGCCTGAGTGGCCTGCTGAAGCtggacctgtctcaaaataacctgCATATCCTCCGGCCCCAGAACCTTGACAACCTCCCCAAGAGCCTGAAGCTGCTGAGCCTCCGAGACAACTACCTATCTTTCTTTAACTGGACCAGTCTGTCCTTCCTACCCAACCTGGAAGTCCTAGACCTGGCAGGCAACCAGCTAAAGGCCCTGACCAATGGCACCCTGCCTAATGGCACCCTCCTCCAGAAACTCGATGTCAGTAGCAACAGTATCGTCTCTGTGGTCCCAGCCTTCTTCGCTCTGGCGGTCGAGCTGAAAGAGGTCAACCTCAGCCACAACATTCTCAAGACGGTGGATCGCTCCTGGTTTGGGCCCATTGTGATGAACCTGACAGTTCTAGACGTGAGAAGCAACCCTCTGCACTGTGCCTGTGGGGCAGCCTTCGTAGACTTACTGTTGGAGGTGCAGACCAAGGTGCCTGGCCTGGCTAATGGTGTGAAGTGTGGCAGCCCCGGCCAGCTGCAGGGCCGTAGCATCTTCGCGCAGGACCTGCGGCTGTGCCTGGATGAGGTCCTCTCTTGGGACTGCTTTGGCCTTTCACTCTTGGCTGTGGCCGTGGGCATGGTGGTGCCTATACTGCACCATCTCTGCGGCTGGGACGTCTGGTACTGTTTTCATCTGTGCCTGGCATGGCTACCTTTGCTAGCCCGCAGCCGACGCAGCGCCCAAACTCTCCCTTATGATGCCTTCGTGGTGTTCGATAAGGCACAGAGCGCAGTTGCCGACTGGGTGTATAACGAGCTGCGGGTGCGGCTGGAGGAGCGGCGCGGCCGCCGAGCCCTACGCTTGTGTCTGGAGGACCGAGATTGGCTGCCTGGCCAGACGCTCTTCGAGAACCTCTGGGCTTCCATCTATGGGAGCCGCAAGACTCTATTTGTGCTGGCCCACACGGACCGCGTCAGTGGCCTCCTGCGCACCAGCTTCCTGCTGGCTCAGCAGCGCCTGTTGGAAGACCGCAAGGACGTGGTGGTGTTGGTGATCCTGCGTCCGGATGCCCACCGCTCCCGCTATGTGCGACTGCGCCAGCGTCTCTGCCGCCAGAGTGTGCTCTTCTGGCCCCAGCAGCCCAACGGGCAGGGGGGCTTCTGGGCCCAGCTGAGTACAGCCCTGACTAGGGACAACCGCCACTTCTATAACCAGAACTTCTGCCGGGGACCTACAGCAGAATAG
- the Alas1 gene encoding 5-aminolevulinate synthase, nonspecific, mitochondrial precursor has translation METVVRRCPFLSRVPQAFLQKAGKSLLFYAQNCPKMMEVGAKPAPRTLSTSAVHCQQVKETPPANEKEKTAKAAVQQAPDESQMAQTPDGTQLPSGHPSPATSQGSGSKCPFLAAQLSQTGSSVFRKASLELQEDVQEMHAVRKEAAQSPVPPSLVNVKTDGEDPSRLLKNFQDIMRKQRPERVSHLLQDNLPKSVSTFQYDHFFEKKIDEKKNDHTYRVFKTVNRRAQIFPMADDYTDSLITKKQVSVWCSNDYLGMSRHPRVCGAVMETVKQHGAGAGGTRNISGTSKFHVELEQALADLHGKDAALLFSSCFVANDSTLFTLAKMMPGCEIYSDSGNHASMIQGIRNSRVPKYIFRHNDVNHLRELLQRSDPSVPKIVAFETVHSMDGAVCPLEELCDVAHEFGAITFVDEVHAVGLYGARGGGIGDRDGVMPKMDIISGTLGKAFGCVGGYIASTSLLIDTVRSYAAGFIFTTSLPPMLLAGALESVRILKSSEGRALRRQHQRNVKLLRQMLMDAGLPVIHCPSHIIPVRVADAAKNTEICDELMTRHNIYVQAINYPTVPRGEELLRIAPTPHHTPQMMNFFVEKLLVTWKRVGLELKPHSSAECNFCRRPLHFEVMSEREKAYFSGMSKMVSAQA, from the exons ATGGAGACTGTCGTTCGCCGATGCCCATTCTTATCCCGAGTCCCTCAGGCCTTTCTGCAGAAGGCAGGAAAGTCTCTGTTGTTCTATGCTCAAAACTGCCCCAAGATGATGGAAGTTGGGGCCAAGCCAGCTCCTCGAACCCTGTCCACATCAGCTGTCCACTGCCAGCAGGTCAAAGAAACCCCTCCAGCCAATGAGA AAGAGAAAACTGCCAAGGCCGCAGTCCAGCAGGCTCCTGACGAGTCCCAGATGGCACAGACTCCAGACGGCACACAGCTTCCGTCTGGACACCCGTCCCCTGCTACAAGCCAGGGCTCTGGGAGCAAGTGCCCTTTCCTGGCAGCACAGCTGAGCCAGACAGGCAGCAGCGTCTTCCGCAAGGCCAGTCTGGAGCTCCAGGAGGACGTGCAGGAAATGCATGCTGTGAGGAAAG AGGCTGCTCAAAGCCCAGTGCCTCCCAGCCTGGTTAATGTGAAAACCGATGGAGAGGATCCAAGCCGACTGCTGAAGAACTTCCAGGACATCATGCgaaagcagaggccagaaagagTGTCTCATCTTCTTCAGGATAACTTGCCAAAGT CTGTTTCCACTTTTCAATATGATCATTTCTTTGAGAAGAAaattgatgagaaaaaaaatgatcataCCTACCGAGTTTTTAAAACGGTGAACCGGAGAGCACAAATCTTCCCGATGGCGGATGACTACACGGATTCCCTCATAACCAAAAAGCAGGTGTCGGTCTGGTGCAGTAATGACTACCTAGGCATGAGTCGACACCCACGGGTGTGTGGGGCTGTCAT GGAGACTGTGAaacagcatggtgctggagctggGGGAACTAGGAATATTTCTGGAACGAGCAAGTTCCACGTAGAACTGGAGCAGGCACTGGCCGACCTCCACGGCAAAGATGCGGCGCTCTTGTTCTCTTCCTGTTTTGTGGCCAACGACTCCACCCTCTTCACCCTGGCTAAGATGATGCCAG GCTGTGAAATTTACTCTGATTCCGGGAACCATGCCTCCATGATCCAAGGGATTCGCAACAGTCGAGTGCCAAAATATATCTTCCGCCACAATGACGTTAACCATCTCAGAGAACTGCTGCAGAGATCTGACCCCTCAGTCCCCAAGATAGTAGCATTTGAAACTGTCCATTCAATGGATG GAGCAGTGTGCCCACTGGAAGAGCTGTGTGACGTGGCCCATGAGTTTGGGGCAATCACGTTTGTGGATGAGGTCCATGCAGTGGGGCTCTATGGAGCTCGAGGTGGAGGGATCGGTGATCGGGATGGCGTCATGCCAAAAATGGACATCATCTCTGGGACGCTTG GTAAAGCGTTCGGCTGTGTTGGAGGATACATTGCCAGCACGAGTTTGCTGATCGACACCGTCCGCTCCTACGCTGCGGGCTTCATCTTCACCACCTCCTTGCCACCAATGCTGCTGGCTGGAGCCCTGGAGTCTGTGCGGATCCTGAAGAGCAGCGAGGGGCGCGCCCTTCGCCGCCAGCACCAGCGAAATGTCAAGCTTCTGAGGCAGATGCTAATGGACGCTGGCCTCCCGGTCATCCACTGTCCGAGTCACATCATCCCTGTGCGG GTTGCCGATGCTGCTAAGAACACAGAGATCTGTGATGAGTTGATGACCAGGCATAATATCTACGTCCAGGCCATCAATTACCCAACAGTGCCTCGCGGGGAGGAGCTCCTGCGGATCGCCCCCACCCCGCATCACACCCCGCAGATGATGAACTTCTTCGTGG AGAAGCTGCTGGTCACGTGGAAGCGAGTTGGGCTGGAACTTAAGCCACATTCGTCAGCTGAATGCAACTTCTGCAGGAGGCCCCTGCACTTTGAAGTGATGAGCGAAAGAGAGAAAGCCTATTTCTCAGGCATGAGCAAGATGGTGTCTGCCCAGGCCTGA